In the genome of Paenibacillus sp. GP183, the window AGCGCGTCGATCTCCCGGCTGTCCGTGAATTCGTGCGGTCGCTGCCTTTTCGGCTGACCGAATCGCAAAAGAAGGTCATCGCCGAGATTTTGCACGACATGCAAGAGCCCTACTGCATGAATCGGCTGCTGCAAGGCGATGTTGGCTCGGGTAAAACGGTCGTAGCGGCGGTCGCGCTTTACGCTGCAGTCAAGGCCGGCAACCAGGGGTCGCTGATGGTGCCCACGGAAATTCTGGCTGAGCAGCATAAGCGCTCGCTCGACAAGCTGTTCGAGCCTTACGGCGTGCAGGTTGCCCTGCTAACCGGCAGCTCGACAGACCGCCAGAGGCGGGACATTCTGGCTTCGCTGCAGATGGGCCTCATCGACCTGATCGTCGGCACCCATGCCTTGATTCAGGAGGATGTGTACTTCCGCCAGCTCGGACTCGTCGTGACGGATGAGCAGCATCGCTTCGGGGTGAACCAGCGCAGCATTTTGCGGCGCAAGGGCATGAATCCCGACGTGCTGACGATGACGGCCACGCCGATTCCGCGCACGCTGGCGATCACCGCCTTCGGCGATATGGACGTCTCCACGCTGCGCGAGATGCCCAAAGGGCGCAAGCCGGTCCAGACGTTCTGGGTTCGGCATTCTATGCTGGAGCGCGTGCTCGGCTTCATCCGCAAGGAAGTGGACGGCGGCGGCCAGGCTTACGTCATTTGTCCGCTGATTGAGGAGTCGGAGAAGCTCGACGTGCAGAACGCGATCGACGTGCACATCCAGCTGCAGCAGCACTTCCCGCAGATGCGGGTGGGGCTCCTGCACGGGCGCATGACCGCACAGGAGAAGGACGCGGTCATGCAAGGCTTTAAGGAAGGCAGCGTCGAGACGCTCGTGTCGACCACGGTCATTGAGGTCGGCGTAGACGTGCCGAATGCATCGCTGATGGTCGTGTACGACGCCGACCGGTTTGGGCTTTCGCAGCTGCACCAGCTGCGAGGCCGGGTCGGCCGCGGTGAGCAGCAGTCTTTCTGCGTGCTCATCGCCGACCCGAAGACCGAGGTCGGCAAGGAGCGCATGAAAGCGATGGTCGAGACGACCGACGGGTTTGAGATCGCGAGGCGCGATCTCGAGCTGCGCGGGCCGGGCGACTTCTTCGGGACGAAGCAGAGCGGCCTGCCGGACTTCCGCATCGCGGACATGATGGTCGATTTTGAGACCATGGAGGAAGCCCGCGACGATGCGGCGGAGCTTGTGGCTGACCCGGCCTTCTGGACGGGGGCTGGGTTTGGGGCGCTGCGGCAATATTTGCAGCGCGAGCAGGTGTTTGACAGCGACGTGCTGGATTAGCGCGTCGCCAGCCATGGGGGCTGCATGGCCGGGACGGGGACGGATGGGGGCTGCTTAGCATAAACTTAAGACGCTTAGCATTAAGCCGTATTTTGCGGCTTATAGCGGTCAAAAAAGCTGAGCCGCAGTTTTTAACCCGCATTTTACGGCTTATTTGGTGCTCTCGAAAGGGAAGCCGAGGAAAACCAGCGCTGCAAGCCGCATTTTACATCCTAATCCATACAGCCTTGATATCGCCTCAGTTAAGAATTAGATTGCGTCCTCTAGTCATTCCCTCCCTAATGACCGTCTCAAAAGTCTGAAAAGGCAGGGAAGCGGTTCATTTTCGTTTAATAGAAGAATTCAACTTTTGAGCAACCTTGGTTTCAATGTTATTATGGGATTGAACATTCCGAAGATTGAGGTGCTTAGCAATGGACATATACGCAGATCCCTTTATCCGCAATGAAGAAGATCAACATCTGGTCGATATGGCTGCCGCATTGGCGGATGAGTTTGCAAAGCGGGCCGCGCAGCAGGACCGGGAAGGGGAATTTTCTACGCTCAATATCGAGCGTCTTCACGAAGCAGGTTATTTAAAGCTGACGGTGCCCGAGGCATATGGCGGACAGGGCATTTCCCTATACCAATTGATGCTTGTTCAGGAACGGTTGGCGGAAGGTGATGCTTCTACTGCTTTGGCTATTGGATGGCATATGGGTGTGATCATGAGTTTAGCCATAACGCGTCCCTGGACGGATTCTTTGCTGGAACATGTTTTTCACAGTGTGGTTCAATCCGGCGCAACGATCAATAGCTGTCTCACCGAACCGCAAAGCGGCAGCCCAAGCCGGGGCGGAAAGCCGAAAACGAGCGCAAAACGATGCGCTGACGGCTCCTGGGAGATCAATGGACATAAGACGTGGACGACCATGTCGCCGGTTTTGGAGTGGTTTCATGTGACGGCTTCGATTGAGAATGAAGAGGGTACCGGTTTTTTCCTGATTCCCCGCGGAACCCCCGGCCTCTCCGTGAAAGAAACCTGGGACAGTCTTGGGATGCGTGCTACAGGCAGCCATGATCTGCTGCTTGAGCAGGTAAAAGTACCAGCAGAGTCGCTGGCCGAACACGTGAAGCCCGGTGAAAAATCGTTACGGAACTCCAATAGCAGTGGTTGGTTGCTGCATATCCCCGCTTGTTACTTGGGCATTGCCAATGCGGCCAGCCGGTTTGCGGTTCGTTATGCTGCGTCCTTTCAGCCCGATTCACTGCCCGGACCTATAGCGGAGCTGCCGCTTATCCAGGATCAAATCGGAAGAATGGAGCTGGATTTGTTTACTGCGCGCACGCTGCTCTACCATGTCGCCGAGAGATGGGATGCCCATATGCAAAAGGGGCTTCCAACCCAAAAGCTGGCCCCTCAGCTGGCTGCAGCGAAAACGCTTGCCACCAATTCCGCTATTCAGATTGTCGATCGCGCGATGCGTATCGTCGGAGGCAGTTCGCTTTTTCGTTCTCTGCCGCTTGAACGGTATTATAGGGATGTTAGAGCGGGGCTTCATAATCCGCCTATGGACGATGTCACCTATAGGTTGCTGGCTCAGCAGGCGTTATCTTTTACTTAAGCATCCTCACGGATCAGTCTCGTCTCTTGCCTATGGAGGAATTTTTCGTCAAGCTTTCGGGATACGGTTCATAGACTAAACTATGACGTGCCTGGAGGTGCAGGATGAAGGTTTATGAAAAATACGGCATAGATCCCGTATGGGTGGAGCGCGTGAAGATCAAAATGAAAAACAAGCAGACCAAGGAACGAGTCAAATTGCTGGTACATGACGTTACAGCCGGAGATTTGCAGAACAGGGCGGAGGCTATCCGATTGGTGGGGAAAGTATCCCATGCACTTGGCGAAAAGCTGACAGCTGCCCAAGCTGAAACGATTGTCGACTTCGTGATTTCGCAGCACATCGATCCAGCCAATCCGTTTCATAAAATCAAGCTGTGGAACATGTTCCGTTAACGTTAACGGCCAAAAGAAGTTGTCAAATAGAAACGCCGTTTCCTCGGGGTAT includes:
- a CDS encoding acyl-CoA dehydrogenase family protein, producing MDIYADPFIRNEEDQHLVDMAAALADEFAKRAAQQDREGEFSTLNIERLHEAGYLKLTVPEAYGGQGISLYQLMLVQERLAEGDASTALAIGWHMGVIMSLAITRPWTDSLLEHVFHSVVQSGATINSCLTEPQSGSPSRGGKPKTSAKRCADGSWEINGHKTWTTMSPVLEWFHVTASIENEEGTGFFLIPRGTPGLSVKETWDSLGMRATGSHDLLLEQVKVPAESLAEHVKPGEKSLRNSNSSGWLLHIPACYLGIANAASRFAVRYAASFQPDSLPGPIAELPLIQDQIGRMELDLFTARTLLYHVAERWDAHMQKGLPTQKLAPQLAAAKTLATNSAIQIVDRAMRIVGGSSLFRSLPLERYYRDVRAGLHNPPMDDVTYRLLAQQALSFT
- a CDS encoding stage VI sporulation protein F, with the translated sequence MKVYEKYGIDPVWVERVKIKMKNKQTKERVKLLVHDVTAGDLQNRAEAIRLVGKVSHALGEKLTAAQAETIVDFVISQHIDPANPFHKIKLWNMFR
- the recG gene encoding ATP-dependent DNA helicase RecG: MMDLQRRIPVKEVHGVGAQKAEELNSMGIFTVAELLEYVPFRYEDYTLRDLAGVKDGDRITIQGTILGEPVLQRYGGKSRLSCKVMAEPFLITAVWFNRPFLKDKLQVQQEILLTGKWDGRRMQLTVSDSEFPGPGAVKTGTVQPVYSVAGSITQKWLRKVIKQALTQYGAMIHELLPEALIHKYGLMSRGKALSIIHLPGDVAEGQKARRRMVYEELFLFQLKLQAYRALTRSRADGLAQRVDLPAVREFVRSLPFRLTESQKKVIAEILHDMQEPYCMNRLLQGDVGSGKTVVAAVALYAAVKAGNQGSLMVPTEILAEQHKRSLDKLFEPYGVQVALLTGSSTDRQRRDILASLQMGLIDLIVGTHALIQEDVYFRQLGLVVTDEQHRFGVNQRSILRRKGMNPDVLTMTATPIPRTLAITAFGDMDVSTLREMPKGRKPVQTFWVRHSMLERVLGFIRKEVDGGGQAYVICPLIEESEKLDVQNAIDVHIQLQQHFPQMRVGLLHGRMTAQEKDAVMQGFKEGSVETLVSTTVIEVGVDVPNASLMVVYDADRFGLSQLHQLRGRVGRGEQQSFCVLIADPKTEVGKERMKAMVETTDGFEIARRDLELRGPGDFFGTKQSGLPDFRIADMMVDFETMEEARDDAAELVADPAFWTGAGFGALRQYLQREQVFDSDVLD